The genomic window TGACCTGGCAGCTGGCCAGCCGCCGCCGTGGCACCGCCAGCACCAAGACCCGCGCGCAGGTGAGCGCCACGGGCAAGAAGATGTTCTCCCAGAAGGGCACCGGTAACGCCCGTCACGGCGACCGCAGCGTGCCCACCTTCGTGGGCGGCGGCGTGGCCTTCGGGCCCAAGCCCCGCAGCTACAGCTACACCCTGCCCCGCAAGGTCCGTCAGCTGGGTCTGGCCATGGCCCTGGCCGCGCGCCAGGAAGCCGGCAAGCTGGTGGCCGTGGACGGTTTTGGCCTCGACGGCAAGACCAAGGGCTTTGTGAGCTGGGCCAAGGATAACGGTATGGACGGCACCGAGCGCGTCCTGATCGTGACCGACGACCTGCAGGCCCGTCAGGCCGCGCGCAACGTGGCCTGGGCCACCGTGCTGCCCGTCGCCGGCCTGAACGCCTACGACGTGCTGCGCCACGACCGCCTGGTCATTGACGCCGTGGTGCTGGAGCCCGCCCAGGACGAACAGGAAGGGGAAGAGGCATGAGCCACTACGACATCATCCAGGCGCCTGTGGTGAGCGAGAAGGCGTACGCGGGCATGGAGCGCGGCGTCTACAGCTTCTGGGTCAGCCCCAAGGCCAGCAAGACGGAAATCAAGAGCGCCATTCAGCAGGCGTTCGGCGTGACCGTGATCGGCATCAGCACCATGAACGTGCCCGGCAAGCGCAAGCGCGTGGGCAAGTTCTTCGGACAGCGCGCTGACCGCAAGAAGGCCATTGTGCGTCTCGCCGAGGGCCAGACTATTGCCGCCCTTGAGGGCCAGGCCTAAGGAGATCTGAGACATGGCCGTCAAGAAATACCGTCCCTACACCCCCAGCCGTCGCCAGATGACGACTGCGGACTTCAGTGGACTGACCAAGAAGCGCCCCGAAAAGGCGCTGACCGAAGCGCTGCCCAAGACCGGTGGCCGTAACAACCGTGGCCGCATCACCAGCCGCTTCATCGGCGGGGGCCACAAGCGCCTGTACCGCATCATCGACTTCAAGCGCCGCGACAAGGCGGGCGTGACCGCCAAGGTCGCTGCCATTGAGTACGATCCCAACCGCAGCGCCCGCATCGCCCTGCTGCACTACGCCGACGGCGAGAAGCGCTACATCCTGGCCCCCGAGGGCCTGCAGGTCGGCGCCACCGTGAACGCGGGCCCCGAAGCCGAGCCCAAGCTGGGCAACGCGCTGCCGCTGCGTTTCGTGCCCGTGGGCGCCGTGGTACACAGCGTGGAACTGGTCCCCGGCAAGGGCGCCCAGATCGCCCGCTCGGCCGGCACCTCCATCCAGGTGCAGGGCAAGGAGCGCGACTACGTGATCCTGCGCCTGCCCAGCGGCGAACTGCGCCGCATTCACTCCGAGTGCTACGCCACCCTGGGCACCGTGGGCAACGCCGAGCACAAGAACATCGTGCTGGGTAAGGCCGGCCGCAGCCGCTGGCTGGGCCAGAAGCCGCACCAGCGCGGCAGCGCCATGAACCCCGTGGATCACCCCCACGGCGGTGGTGAAGGCCGCACCGGCGCAGGCCGTCAGCCTGTCAGCCCCTGGGGTCAGCCCGCCAAGGGCCTGAAGACCCGCAAGAAGCGCAAGATCTCGGACCGCTTCATCATCACCCGCCGCGGCGGGAAGTAAGGAGGGTAGACCATGCCCCGCAGCCTGAAAAAAGGCCCATTCGTGGATGACCACCTCCTGAAGAAGGTGGACGCCCAGAACGAGCGCAAAGACAAGCGCGTCATCAAGACCTGGAGCCGCCGCTCCACCATCGTGCCCGAGATGATCGGCCACACGATTGCCGTGCACAACGGCAAGCAGCATGTGCCGGTGTTCGTGTCCGAGCAGATGATCGGCCACAAGCTGGGTGAGTTCAG from Deinococcus multiflagellatus includes these protein-coding regions:
- the rplD gene encoding 50S ribosomal protein L4, whose translation is MAQINVIGQNGGRTIDLDLPEVNKGVLHDVVTWQLASRRRGTASTKTRAQVSATGKKMFSQKGTGNARHGDRSVPTFVGGGVAFGPKPRSYSYTLPRKVRQLGLAMALAARQEAGKLVAVDGFGLDGKTKGFVSWAKDNGMDGTERVLIVTDDLQARQAARNVAWATVLPVAGLNAYDVLRHDRLVIDAVVLEPAQDEQEGEEA
- a CDS encoding 50S ribosomal protein L23 — translated: MSHYDIIQAPVVSEKAYAGMERGVYSFWVSPKASKTEIKSAIQQAFGVTVIGISTMNVPGKRKRVGKFFGQRADRKKAIVRLAEGQTIAALEGQA
- the rplB gene encoding 50S ribosomal protein L2, translating into MAVKKYRPYTPSRRQMTTADFSGLTKKRPEKALTEALPKTGGRNNRGRITSRFIGGGHKRLYRIIDFKRRDKAGVTAKVAAIEYDPNRSARIALLHYADGEKRYILAPEGLQVGATVNAGPEAEPKLGNALPLRFVPVGAVVHSVELVPGKGAQIARSAGTSIQVQGKERDYVILRLPSGELRRIHSECYATLGTVGNAEHKNIVLGKAGRSRWLGQKPHQRGSAMNPVDHPHGGGEGRTGAGRQPVSPWGQPAKGLKTRKKRKISDRFIITRRGGK
- the rpsS gene encoding 30S ribosomal protein S19 translates to MPRSLKKGPFVDDHLLKKVDAQNERKDKRVIKTWSRRSTIVPEMIGHTIAVHNGKQHVPVFVSEQMIGHKLGEFSPTRNYRGHGADKNAKGSKKK